A window of the Vigna angularis cultivar LongXiaoDou No.4 chromosome 3, ASM1680809v1, whole genome shotgun sequence genome harbors these coding sequences:
- the LOC108318814 gene encoding GATA transcription factor 8 produces MVGPNFMDEIDCGSFFDHIDDLLDFPVEEVEGITPTLPAAAAAAAGNCNSLASIWPAGADSFPGSDSVFSGNSASDLSAELSVPYEDIVQLEWLSNFVEDSFCGGSLTMKKVEEPSCITKEDSVHNQFHTSSPVSVLESSSSCSGGKTVPPPPRSPEVYIPVPCGRARSKRPRPATFNPRPAMNLISPASSFVGENIQPNVISPKTSSDSENFAESQLVAKMPKQVCGEPKKKKKVKVTVPAGGGDSNQNGLQAVRKCMHCEITKTPQWRAGPMGPKTLCNACGVRFKSGRLYPEYRPAASPTFCPSLHSNSHKKVLEMRCRGIEKSGFAMNNVAASPELIPNTNSSLSLEYI; encoded by the exons ATGGTTGGACCTAACTTCATGGATGAGATAGACTGCGGTAGCTTCTTTGACCACATCGACGACCTTCTCGATTTTCctgtggaggaagttgagggaATCACCCCAACCTTgcccgccgccgccgccgccgccgccggaaACTGCAACTCGTTGGCAAGCATCTGGCCCGCCGGGGCGGATTCGTTTCCCGGTTCTGACTCGGTGTTCTCCGGCAACAGCGCTTCGGACCTCTCCGCCGAGCTCTCAGTTCCG TATGAAGACATTGTGCAATTGGAATGGCTGTCGAACTTTGTGGAGGATTCGTTTTGTGGGGGGAGCTTGACCATGAAAAAAGTGGAAGAGCCATCGTGCATCACAAAGGAGGACTCAGTGCACAACCAATTCCACACATCAAGCCCAGTTTCTGTCCTTGAGAGCAGCAGTTCCTGCTCCGGGGGAAAGACGGTGCCGCCGCCGCCACGAAGTCCGGAGGTTTACATCCCTGTGCCATGTGGACGCGCACGCAGCAAGCGTCCACGTCCTGCTACCTTCAATCCTCGGCCAGCCATGAACCTCATTTCCCCTGCCTCGTCCTTTGTCGGGGAGAACATACAACCAAATGTAATTTCGCCGAAGACCTCTTCAGACTCTGAGAATTTTGCCGAGTCTCAACTTGTAGCAAAGATGCCAAAGCAAGTGTGTGGGGAGcctaagaaaaagaagaaagtgaaggTGACAGTTCCTGCAGGTGGCGGTGATAGCAATCAGAATGGATTGCAAGCGGTTAGGAAATGCATGCATTGTGAAATAACGAAGACACCACAGTGGAGAGCAGGGCCAATGGGGCCAAAAACACTGTGCAATGCATGTGGTGTTCGTTTCAAGTCTGGGAGGCTCTACCCGGAGTATCGCCCAGCTGCAAGCCCAACCTTTTGTCCATCTTTGCACTCGAATTCCCACAAGAAGGTGCTGGAAATGAGATGCAGGGGCATTGAGAAATCTGGTTTTGCGATGAATAATGTAGCTGCCTCTCCCGAACTCATTCCAAACACTAACAGCAGCCTTAGCCTGGAGTACATTTGA